The nucleotide window TCATCATTAATAGTGTTGAGTGGAAGCAGTTCAAACAGGTGTGTTCTAAACAAGTAGAAAGCGCCATGAGAACCTAAGCTAGAACCTAATGAAGCCTCTGACTCTTTAACGGCGGTTTGGTACTGCCAGTAAGTGTTTTCGCCTTCGTTGCCTGTTGGGCAAAGCTGATACGTCGCGTTCACCACACCAACCTTGTCACTTTCAAAATGAGCGGCTGCAATAAGCAATGCATCCAATGAAATAAGGGCTGATACATCACTTAGTGCCGTGATATCGCTTTTTATATTGGTCACTTCTTCATTGATAACCGCAACTTTCCCTCGGTTGGTCTTGTGGTCATGTATCTCGAAATAGATATCGCTGCACATCGCTTCTTGAATCGTCATTTCGGCGATTTCTACCGTGTTATCAGTGCAGCCATCACAAACAATAATGACTTGTAGCTTCTTTTTTGGGTAATCTAATGAAGCAAGGTTACGAACTTTATCGGCGATCCACTGCTCTTCGTTAAATGCTGGCACAAGAATGGTAATGGTGGGTAGTGTGCAATCTTGTTGTTCGTCTTTATAACAACGATGGCTCTCTTCAATCTGACGCGCCGGGTGACTTTTCGCATACCAACGCAGTAACAGTGGATAGGCAGCGTGATGGTAGACAATCAGCGCACCAGAGAATAAGCAAAGTCCTGCAAGCAACCAGTCGATCATGCGCAAACTCCTTTTGAGATATCGTTGTAAGAGGCAACCATTTTTACAATGTCGAAGTTTTCGAGTACGTAACGACGAGGTGACAAAAAGCGTTCATTTTGCTTTTCTAATAGCGCACTAGCTAACCCCACAATGCTGCCGCTTTTGACGAGGGCGCCGCTGACTGGACATAAGGTTTCATCGACAGCCCCTACATTCATCGCGACGGTAGGGATGTTGCACGCCTGAGCTTCTAGTGTAGAAAGTGGCAGCCCCTCATGACGAGAAGGTAGACAGAAGGTGTCTAACGCGCCGTAAAAAGAAGTCATGTCTTCAATTAGGCCAAGAAAGATCACACGGTCGCTCAAATTCAAGCGGTCAGTGAGTTGTTCCAGTTGCTTGCGTTTTGAACCATCACCAGCCAATGCGACAACGGTGTTAGTAGGAAGTAAGCTAAGCGCTTTAATCAGTTGGTCTTGACCTTTCACGTGTTCTAAACGTCCCGCACAACCTACGATGTGTTTATCGGTTGGTAGATCGAGTGTTGCTCTCGCGTCTGCTTTTGACATCGGTTTGAACTTCTCGCAATCCACACCGTTTTTAATCGTGATGATGTTGTTGTATGAAAAGGCAGAGCGCAGTTGGTTGTAAACACGGGTTGCATCGGCCACCAAAGTTGGCTGAGCGGCTTTAAGTGCTAATGCTTGTAAGCGACGACGTTTGTTATTTTTCAAATGCCAAGCATCATGCTCGGTATGAATTCGAGTAGGAACCCCTGATACACGGGCAGCGTAACCCGCGTAGAGCAGTGGGCCTATGTGATGGGTATGAACAACATCAGGGCGAATTCCTCTAAATGCTTTGATGAGTTTTATGATGATGTTGAATTGAACACCGGGCTCTTTATCTAAAAACACGATTTGGTTGTGGTAAGGCTTCAGCTTCGGCCAGTTTGCGATGGATTCTGCTTTCGTGCCTTCTAAACTGACGATCAACACTTGGTCTGTTGGTTTGGCAAGGCGCAGCAAATCTAACGTTAGGGTTTCTAATCCGCCTGGGGCAAGGTGTTGAACAACGTGTATGATCTTCTTGCCATGCTTTGTTATCTGGTTATTCATAATTTGGACCCTGCCTTTATAATTCTTGTTTCGCTTTTCTGACGTTTCTCTTGAAGTAACTTCTTTAAAACGTTTGACTACACAAGGAGATTGCAGGAGTTGTGCCAATTAAATAGTCATTATATTTCAGTGACTTATAGTGAGTGGTTCGAGGGCAGTTTTCGTTTCTCAAAATGGGAATCAAAACAAGATACGAGTGAATGGCTATTTGAATCGTGGCGCTTCGGGAAATCGAAAGTGGGATTAATAATTGGGGCTTTATAAAAGCAAAACGCCAACCGAGTGTTGGCGTTTAGTACTTGGAAACTAAAGAGCTAGGAAGCACGAAGCTAGGAAACTAGAAAGCTAAGAATCTAGCAAGTTAAAAATAGCTAAGGCTAATCAACTCATTTTAGGGATAACGGTAATGACAGGAACACCTAAGATGTCTTCAATTTCATCTTTACGCTTGATTGAAGAGTCAAACAGCTCAAACAATATCGCCAACCCAATGCCAAGGCCGATACCTGCAACGAAACCAGCCAAAACAAACACAAAAGAAGGTATGTTAGATTTGATACTAGGCGTGAAGGGTAAATCGATAATCTTCACACGTTTGTTTTGCTCGAATACACCAAGCGAACCCGTTAATTGAGCCATTTCATAACGCTCTGTCAGTTCATCGTATAGCTGGCGTTTAATTTCAACTTGTCGTTTAAGACGGTACATCTCTTTTGCATTTTCGCCGAAGTTATTCGCCTTGTGTTCTAATTCGAAAATCATAGTACGAAGGCTTTTCGTTTCTTCTGTCAAAGATTCAAAGCGAGCACGAACCAGTTGTAAACTGTGTAGTTGGGTGACTAAGAGAGGTTGGGTATCAGACAGTTTGTTCAGTGTCGTACTACTTGCAATGTCCCAAAGCTGGTCGCTGTTCATCGTAGGTTGAGTGACATCGAGTAAACTCTTTCTCTCATTTTCAAGTCTGTCTAGTTCACGAACTTTAGCTTGTACGGCACTGTGTTTGTTTGTGTATTTGGCTTGAAGTAGAGCCAGTTCACTACGAATATCGATGATCTGATCTTCTATTCGACCTATCACTGGGTTAGTTTTTGAAAGCTGTTGATCGATTGACCCTAAGCTTTTTTCAACACCGGATAACTCGGCCTCTTTTTCTGCGAGTGTTTGTTTGAGTGACGCTAAGCGATTCAAACTTTGGCTCTGTACCTCAGGCGTCGAATGAACATTCTCATTCATGTATAAGGCAAGGGCTTCTTCTGCTACTTCAAGTTCAGCACTGCGCTTATCTATATGAATCTTCAAGAAGTTGCTCGAGTCTTCAATCGAAGAACGTTCTGGTGCTAACAGTTGCTCAATAAAATGTTCACTTACCGAACGAAGCGTCGCTTCCATTCCATCTGGTGTGTTTGAGCTTAAGCTAATTTTTAGAAAATCTTTTCCAAGCTGAGTCACCGTTAGACGTTGAGATAGGTCAGTAATGATCTCTTGTTTCTCAATTTCAGGCATATCGGGCGTGGTTAATTGCAGTTCATCAGCGACCGAATAAAGTACATGTCGACTGTGAAGCAGTGTTCTCAACGCGTTAAGGCGGTCTTTGAGCATGGTAGAAACGGCGATGTCTTCCAAGAATGGATTCATTTTGGCCGTTTCTTGAATCAACATACTGGTATGCGCGTCATATTTAGTCGGAGCCAACTTGCTCACACCAAAGCCGACAAAGGGCAAAATAAGGATTGGTAGAACAATAACGTAGCGTTGGCGCCACATGGCATTCAAGATGAACAATAACCGCAATTTCAGATTATTCATAATAGCTCCAACATCCAATGTACGAAGTTACCGCGGTTCTGCCAACTGTCTTTGGAGACGACAGAGACTGGCGAGTTTTCAAGGTGACGGCTTTGCTCGAGAGCTTCGACCATCTGTTGTGCATTTTCAACGGACGTAACGTGATTCTTATAAGGAACCATTGCAGGAAAAGGGGTGGTTACGATAGGAGTTCCCGCGGCAAGGTATTCCATCAGCTTTAATGGACTGCATGCTCGGATCTGTTCGTTATCAACGAAAGGTAATAGGCTCACATCCCAGTGTTGCGAATAGCTTGGCAACGTGTGATGTGGGCGAGGCCCCAAGTAATGAACATTATCGAGGTTAGGCAACGACAATGTATCAAGCTCATTAGGGCCGATGAATACAAAGTCCCATTCCGGCATTGCTGTCGCCACATGTTTGACCATGTCGTAATCCAGCCATTGAGATAAGCTTCCGTAAAAGCCTGCAATCGGGCGGTGGTTGCTTGGCAAGTCGTGTGCTCTTGGAACTGGTGTAGAAAATAGCCCGACATCGACACCATGTGGTAAGAGTTGAGCTTTCTCATTAGGGAATTTGTCCATCAGCTTTTCACTAGCAGCGAAGACCAGATCTGATTTTTCAATCAATTCCAATTCATGCTGAGCGACAGTTTTGTGGTCAACGCCCGCGAGCGCACTAAAGTCATCCCCGCAGTAATAAACAACCGCTGACTCGCCTAAGTGTCCGCATAAATCAACAGCGGTAGGAAGGGAAGTCCATAAGATAGGATTATGAAGTTTCAGCTCAGCAATAACTGGCTTCAACTGACGTAACATCATTTGCTGAGCCAGTTTTCTAGACAGCTTAGAAGAAGGCGCAGGAATGGTTTTCAAGTTCACGACCGTTATGTTGCCTTGGTCGTTTGAATCAGCGACGTTTTGTGGATCCAGCATGTTTTGAGTAACTGCGTTGCTTCGCCCTGTCAGTTTATTGAAAGCGCGAGTGATGTCTTTAACTGACAGTCTTGGCTGTCTAAGACCAATAGAGTTGACCCATAAGACTTTATGTTGTTTAGCCAAGTGACGAACCAAGTGTTGAGTCGATGAAGGCAGACCGCCAAAGTCTTCACCAAATACGATTAAATCACGCATGGTCGCCTCCATGAGTCTCTAACGAGTCGAATACATCGGATTCTGTCACTTCAACGGATTTAATCTGACCGACAACTCGAGCAGGGTTACCGCCTGCGATTGCGAAGGCAGGGATGTTCTTTGTTACCACGCTGCCTGCGGCTATTACGGCACCTTCGCCGATGGTTACGCCACCTTTAACGGTAACATTGGTGCCTAGCCATACATCTTGTTCAAGAATGATGTCGCCGATTTGCTGAGGGTCATCGCCTTCACCTAGTGCTCGACGTTTTGCATCAAGCGGGTGTCCAGAGTATCCAAACAGGAAAGCGCCGCCAGCGATGCGTACGTTGTCGGAGATAACGACTTTACCTCCAACAGCGATGGTCGATTGCCAACCGATGTCTACATTGTTGCCAATCGACA belongs to Vibrio splendidus and includes:
- a CDS encoding GumC family protein; its protein translation is MNNLKLRLLFILNAMWRQRYVIVLPILILPFVGFGVSKLAPTKYDAHTSMLIQETAKMNPFLEDIAVSTMLKDRLNALRTLLHSRHVLYSVADELQLTTPDMPEIEKQEIITDLSQRLTVTQLGKDFLKISLSSNTPDGMEATLRSVSEHFIEQLLAPERSSIEDSSNFLKIHIDKRSAELEVAEEALALYMNENVHSTPEVQSQSLNRLASLKQTLAEKEAELSGVEKSLGSIDQQLSKTNPVIGRIEDQIIDIRSELALLQAKYTNKHSAVQAKVRELDRLENERKSLLDVTQPTMNSDQLWDIASSTTLNKLSDTQPLLVTQLHSLQLVRARFESLTEETKSLRTMIFELEHKANNFGENAKEMYRLKRQVEIKRQLYDELTERYEMAQLTGSLGVFEQNKRVKIIDLPFTPSIKSNIPSFVFVLAGFVAGIGLGIGLAILFELFDSSIKRKDEIEDILGVPVITVIPKMS
- a CDS encoding glycosyltransferase — its product is MNNQITKHGKKIIHVVQHLAPGGLETLTLDLLRLAKPTDQVLIVSLEGTKAESIANWPKLKPYHNQIVFLDKEPGVQFNIIIKLIKAFRGIRPDVVHTHHIGPLLYAGYAARVSGVPTRIHTEHDAWHLKNNKRRRLQALALKAAQPTLVADATRVYNQLRSAFSYNNIITIKNGVDCEKFKPMSKADARATLDLPTDKHIVGCAGRLEHVKGQDQLIKALSLLPTNTVVALAGDGSKRKQLEQLTDRLNLSDRVIFLGLIEDMTSFYGALDTFCLPSRHEGLPLSTLEAQACNIPTVAMNVGAVDETLCPVSGALVKSGSIVGLASALLEKQNERFLSPRRYVLENFDIVKMVASYNDISKGVCA
- a CDS encoding acyltransferase, which produces MTSVSIHQFKHWLKFHPNSRIRNVFFILKDIRSAELPTPQVLNRCLYQAHKLVVNLVSGFTRFFYWTPAFKGRVAQCGKRLYLYGGLPFVSGPVQITIGDNCRISGHTTFSGCTQPLEGLEHPLLSIGNNVDIGWQSTIAVGGKVVISDNVRIAGGAFLFGYSGHPLDAKRRALGEGDDPQQIGDIILEQDVWLGTNVTVKGGVTIGEGAVIAAGSVVTKNIPAFAIAGGNPARVVGQIKSVEVTESDVFDSLETHGGDHA
- a CDS encoding glycosyltransferase, whose product is MRDLIVFGEDFGGLPSSTQHLVRHLAKQHKVLWVNSIGLRQPRLSVKDITRAFNKLTGRSNAVTQNMLDPQNVADSNDQGNITVVNLKTIPAPSSKLSRKLAQQMMLRQLKPVIAELKLHNPILWTSLPTAVDLCGHLGESAVVYYCGDDFSALAGVDHKTVAQHELELIEKSDLVFAASEKLMDKFPNEKAQLLPHGVDVGLFSTPVPRAHDLPSNHRPIAGFYGSLSQWLDYDMVKHVATAMPEWDFVFIGPNELDTLSLPNLDNVHYLGPRPHHTLPSYSQHWDVSLLPFVDNEQIRACSPLKLMEYLAAGTPIVTTPFPAMVPYKNHVTSVENAQQMVEALEQSRHLENSPVSVVSKDSWQNRGNFVHWMLELL
- a CDS encoding glycosyltransferase family 2 protein, with product MIDWLLAGLCLFSGALIVYHHAAYPLLLRWYAKSHPARQIEESHRCYKDEQQDCTLPTITILVPAFNEEQWIADKVRNLASLDYPKKKLQVIIVCDGCTDNTVEIAEMTIQEAMCSDIYFEIHDHKTNRGKVAVINEEVTNIKSDITALSDVSALISLDALLIAAAHFESDKVGVVNATYQLCPTGNEGENTYWQYQTAVKESEASLGSSLGSHGAFYLFRTHLFELLPLNTINDDFILPMQIVKQGYIAEYETQMVALELEESNLETDFKRRLRISAGNMQQAIRLFGLFSPKFKGIAFAFFSGKGLRLLTPYLMIVCLVCSILLNNYLVFEALLWAQVAVYTIGVLGCILPKRLVNKPISLISYLIVGHYANFIGGIRYLIGLENSPWTRANH